The following are encoded together in the Actinobacillus lignieresii genome:
- the ligA gene encoding NAD-dependent DNA ligase LigA, translated as MPLLSQMQDQSDTTFAQLEALRQKLREYEYHYHVLDNPLVPDAEYDRLMNELKNLEWQHPEWITADSPTQRVGAKPLDGFTQVTHEIPMLSLDNAFSDEELDGFLRRMESYITEEPHTLAFCCEPKLDGLAVSILYVDGVLSQAATRGDGTTGEDITSNIRTIRNIPLKLNMDNPPARLEVRGEVFMPQKGFEALNERALEKGEKTFANPRNAAAGSLRQLDPKITRQRPLVLNAYGIGVYESDDELPATHFERLQWLKSIGIPVNNEIRLATGREQLLAFYADIQAKRPTLGYDIDGTVLKVNDIGLQEQLGFISRSPRWAIAYKFPAQEEMTVLNDVEFQVGRTGAITPVAKLEPVFVAGVTVSNATLHNGDEIERLGIVIGDTVIIRRAGDVIPQIVGVVMERRPENAKKIEFPTACPVCESAVVRVEGEAVARCTGGLFCGAQRKEALKHFVSRKAMDIDGVGEKLIEQLMERELVHTPADLFKLDQTTLMRLERMGEKSAQNALNSIEKAKNTTLARFLFALGIRDVGEATAQNLANHFHNLDAIRAATFEQLQEVQDVGEVVANRIVRFWQEPHNVTVVEDLISQGIHWQDVVQVEIADNPLKGKSVVLTGTLTQLTRDQAKALLQSFGCKVSGSVSSKTDYLIAGEKAGSKLTKAQELGVKVLTEQEFIALTGEN; from the coding sequence ATGCCTTTATTATCACAAATGCAAGATCAATCGGACACGACTTTCGCACAATTAGAAGCGTTGCGCCAAAAATTAAGAGAATACGAATACCATTATCACGTATTGGATAATCCGTTAGTGCCGGATGCGGAATACGACCGTTTAATGAACGAATTAAAAAATCTGGAATGGCAACATCCGGAGTGGATTACCGCAGATTCGCCGACCCAACGTGTCGGGGCGAAACCGCTGGACGGTTTTACACAAGTGACGCACGAAATTCCGATGTTATCGTTGGATAATGCCTTTTCCGACGAAGAATTAGACGGTTTTTTACGCCGTATGGAAAGTTATATTACTGAAGAACCGCATACGCTTGCTTTTTGTTGCGAACCTAAATTAGACGGTTTAGCAGTCAGTATTTTGTATGTGGACGGTGTGTTAAGCCAAGCGGCAACCCGTGGTGACGGTACCACCGGCGAGGATATTACCTCAAATATTCGTACCATTCGCAATATTCCGTTAAAACTGAATATGGATAACCCGCCGGCACGTTTAGAGGTACGCGGCGAGGTGTTTATGCCGCAGAAAGGCTTTGAAGCACTGAACGAACGTGCGTTGGAAAAAGGCGAGAAAACCTTTGCTAATCCGCGTAATGCGGCGGCAGGCTCATTACGTCAGTTAGATCCGAAAATCACTCGTCAGCGCCCGCTTGTGTTAAATGCCTATGGAATCGGTGTGTATGAATCGGATGATGAATTACCGGCAACTCATTTTGAACGTTTGCAATGGCTGAAGTCTATCGGTATTCCGGTCAATAATGAAATTCGCTTGGCAACAGGGCGTGAGCAGTTACTTGCGTTTTATGCGGATATTCAAGCCAAGCGTCCGACGCTCGGTTATGACATTGACGGCACGGTGCTAAAAGTGAATGACATTGGCTTACAAGAACAGCTCGGCTTTATTTCTCGTTCGCCGCGTTGGGCGATTGCTTATAAATTCCCGGCACAAGAAGAAATGACGGTGTTGAATGATGTGGAATTTCAAGTGGGTAGAACCGGGGCGATTACCCCGGTAGCGAAATTAGAACCAGTATTTGTTGCCGGTGTGACGGTGAGTAATGCCACTTTACATAACGGTGATGAAATTGAGCGTTTAGGCATTGTCATCGGCGATACGGTGATTATTCGTCGTGCCGGTGATGTGATTCCGCAAATTGTTGGGGTAGTAATGGAACGCCGTCCGGAAAATGCAAAAAAAATCGAATTTCCGACCGCTTGTCCGGTCTGTGAATCGGCGGTGGTGCGTGTTGAAGGCGAAGCGGTTGCTCGCTGTACCGGCGGTTTATTCTGTGGCGCACAGCGTAAAGAAGCGTTGAAACATTTTGTTTCGCGTAAAGCGATGGATATTGATGGTGTCGGCGAGAAGTTGATCGAGCAGTTAATGGAGCGTGAGCTGGTGCATACACCGGCGGATCTGTTTAAACTTGATCAAACTACTTTAATGCGTTTGGAGAGAATGGGTGAGAAGTCTGCGCAAAATGCGTTGAACAGCATCGAAAAAGCGAAAAATACCACTTTGGCACGTTTCTTATTTGCATTAGGCATTCGTGATGTCGGCGAAGCCACCGCACAAAATTTAGCGAATCACTTCCATAATTTAGATGCGATTCGTGCGGCAACTTTCGAGCAATTACAAGAAGTACAGGATGTCGGCGAAGTGGTGGCAAATCGTATCGTGCGCTTCTGGCAAGAACCTCACAATGTTACGGTGGTCGAAGATCTGATTTCACAAGGCATACATTGGCAAGATGTGGTGCAAGTTGAAATTGCGGATAACCCGCTAAAAGGTAAAAGCGTGGTTTTAACCGGTACGCTGACTCAATTAACTCGAGATCAAGCAAAAGCATTGTTACAAAGTTTCGGTTGTAAAGTATCCGGCTCGGTTTCAAGTAAAACCGATTATTTGATTGCCGGCGAAAAGGCGGGATCAAAATTGACAAAAGCGCAAGAATTGGGGGTTAAAGTCTTAACCGAACAAGAATTTATCGCTTTAACCGGTGAAAATTAA
- the zipA gene encoding cell division protein ZipA, with protein sequence MELHILFFILAGLLIAVLIGFSLWSARREKSRIFSNTFSTRPPSTPINNIVSDVPPSFNPQSYAQTTGQHGETEADNPVQIQQEVENSLREIKINLPGQDSAAYQSKVEETPIYSGQPLQAQPQYQTQVQYQTQPQHIEPAFTQAPQSPIAEATSVLEQSVEELERQAAQGDVDIYSDASVRVELAKNSMQADSVAEQKPVAENNMLTLYVVAPEGQQFRGDYVVQSLEALGFQYGEYQIFHRHQHMGNSASPVIFSVANMMQPGIFDLTKIEHFSTVGLVLFMHLPSEGNDVVNLKLLLKTTENLAQALGGFVLNEHREIFDENSRQAYLARVS encoded by the coding sequence ATGGAGCTTCATATTCTTTTCTTTATTTTAGCGGGCTTATTAATCGCCGTATTAATCGGTTTCAGTTTATGGTCGGCTCGTCGTGAAAAATCACGTATTTTCTCGAATACTTTCTCGACCCGCCCGCCTTCAACGCCGATTAATAACATTGTTTCGGACGTGCCGCCTTCGTTTAATCCGCAGTCTTACGCGCAGACAACAGGACAACACGGCGAAACGGAAGCGGATAATCCGGTGCAAATTCAGCAAGAAGTGGAAAACTCATTGCGTGAAATAAAAATTAATTTACCGGGACAAGATTCCGCCGCTTATCAAAGTAAAGTAGAAGAAACTCCGATTTATAGCGGTCAGCCGTTACAAGCGCAGCCTCAATACCAGACACAAGTGCAATATCAAACGCAACCGCAGCATATTGAGCCGGCATTTACTCAAGCGCCGCAATCACCGATTGCGGAAGCTACTTCCGTGTTAGAACAATCGGTAGAAGAATTGGAACGTCAAGCGGCGCAAGGAGATGTGGATATTTATTCCGATGCTTCGGTACGAGTCGAATTGGCGAAAAATTCCATGCAGGCGGATTCGGTAGCGGAACAAAAACCGGTTGCCGAAAATAATATGCTTACTCTTTATGTGGTTGCGCCGGAAGGCCAGCAGTTCCGCGGCGATTATGTCGTGCAAAGCCTCGAAGCGTTAGGTTTTCAATATGGTGAATACCAAATTTTCCACCGTCACCAACATATGGGCAACAGCGCTTCGCCGGTAATTTTCAGCGTAGCGAATATGATGCAACCGGGTATCTTCGATTTAACGAAAATCGAGCATTTTTCAACGGTCGGTTTAGTATTATTTATGCATTTACCGTCAGAAGGTAATGATGTTGTAAATCTCAAATTATTATTAAAAACGACGGAAAATCTCGCACAAGCACTCGGCGGTTTCGTGTTAAACGAACATCGAGAAATCTTTGATGAGAACTCACGCCAAGCCTATTTAGCTCGTGTCAGCTAA
- the cysZ gene encoding sulfate transporter CysZ, which yields MSSAFNEPQSELGLGFHYFIYGWRLMLQRRLMPFVLIPVAINAVLMIALLWFFISHIAGWADWIVSFMPSWLDWLTMILVPLAVLSLIMLFYFTFTTITNFIAAPFNALLAEKVELQLTGEQLNNMTVAEMLKDVPRMLKREWQKMAYSIPRFIALFLLSFVPVVGQTVVPVLTFVFGAWLLAIQYCDYPFDNHKISFKRMRNALGQRKILNFTFGTFVSIFTALPFVNLVVMPVAVCGATAMWVEEYRNFMLGKTSDFDGADYTNKTGREVSTETRSGAVNPNVRNGDIKPH from the coding sequence ATGTCATCTGCATTCAACGAACCGCAAAGTGAATTAGGCTTAGGTTTCCACTATTTTATTTACGGCTGGCGATTAATGTTACAACGCCGGTTAATGCCGTTTGTCCTGATACCGGTAGCGATTAATGCGGTGTTAATGATCGCATTACTTTGGTTCTTTATCAGCCATATTGCCGGCTGGGCGGATTGGATCGTCAGCTTTATGCCTTCTTGGCTGGATTGGCTGACTATGATTTTAGTACCGCTTGCCGTGCTTTCATTAATTATGCTGTTTTATTTTACCTTTACCACCATTACCAACTTTATTGCCGCCCCGTTTAATGCGTTGCTGGCGGAAAAGGTCGAATTACAACTGACCGGAGAACAGCTTAATAATATGACGGTAGCGGAAATGTTAAAAGACGTACCGCGTATGCTAAAACGTGAATGGCAAAAAATGGCGTACAGTATTCCTCGTTTTATTGCACTGTTTTTATTAAGTTTCGTACCGGTTGTCGGGCAAACCGTGGTACCTGTTCTAACCTTTGTGTTCGGCGCTTGGTTATTAGCGATTCAATATTGCGACTACCCGTTCGATAACCATAAAATCAGTTTTAAACGTATGCGCAACGCTCTCGGGCAACGCAAAATTTTAAATTTCACCTTCGGTACATTCGTCAGTATTTTTACCGCTTTACCTTTTGTGAATTTAGTCGTGATGCCGGTTGCCGTCTGCGGCGCAACCGCTATGTGGGTCGAAGAATATCGCAACTTTATGTTAGGTAAAACGTCCGATTTTGACGGCGCGGACTATACCAATAAAACCGGCAGAGAAGTCAGTACGGAAACCCGTTCCGGTGCAGTAAATCCTAACGTACGTAACGGTGACATTAAGCCTCATTAA
- the gnd gene encoding decarboxylating NADP(+)-dependent phosphogluconate dehydrogenase → MSVKGDIGVIGLAVMGQNLILNMNDNGFKVVAYNRTTSKVDEFLAGAAKGTNIIGAYSLEDLAAKLEKPRKVMLMVRAGEVVDQFIEALLPHLEEGDIIIDGGNSNYPDSNRRVKDLATKGIRFIGTGVSGGEEGARHGPSIMPGGNIEAWEHVKPILQAISAKTDKGEPCCDWVGKEGSGHFVKMVHNGIEYGDMQLICEAYQFLKDGLGLSYDEMQAIFQEWKKTELDSYLIDITTDILGYKDEDGTPLVEKILDTAGQKGTGKWTGINALDFGIPLTLITESVFARCVSSFKDQRVAASKLFNKTITPVEGDKKEWIEAVRKALLASKIISYAQGFMLIREASENFGWDINYGATALLWREGCIIRSRFLGNIRDAYEANPDLVFLGSDDYFKGILENAMADWRKVVAKSIEVGIPMPCMASAITFLDGYTSERVPANLLQAQRDYFGAHTYERTDKPRGEFFHTNWTGRGGNTASTTYDV, encoded by the coding sequence ATGTCAGTAAAAGGCGACATCGGCGTTATCGGTTTAGCGGTAATGGGTCAAAACTTAATTTTAAATATGAACGACAACGGCTTTAAAGTGGTAGCGTATAACCGTACTACTTCAAAAGTGGATGAGTTCTTAGCAGGTGCGGCGAAAGGCACAAATATTATCGGTGCTTATTCGTTAGAAGATTTAGCGGCGAAATTAGAAAAACCGCGTAAAGTGATGTTAATGGTGCGTGCCGGTGAAGTGGTGGATCAATTTATTGAAGCACTACTTCCGCATTTAGAAGAAGGCGACATCATTATTGATGGTGGTAACTCAAATTACCCTGACTCAAACCGTCGTGTTAAAGATTTAGCGACGAAAGGTATTCGTTTTATCGGTACCGGCGTTTCGGGCGGTGAAGAAGGTGCGCGTCACGGGCCTTCAATTATGCCGGGCGGTAACATTGAAGCGTGGGAACACGTTAAACCGATTTTACAAGCGATTTCAGCGAAAACCGACAAAGGCGAGCCTTGCTGTGATTGGGTGGGCAAAGAAGGTTCTGGTCACTTTGTGAAAATGGTTCACAACGGTATCGAATATGGCGATATGCAATTAATTTGTGAAGCATACCAATTCTTAAAAGACGGTTTAGGTTTAAGCTACGATGAAATGCAAGCGATTTTCCAAGAGTGGAAAAAAACCGAATTAGACAGCTACTTAATCGACATCACCACCGATATTTTAGGCTATAAAGACGAAGACGGTACGCCATTAGTTGAGAAAATCTTAGATACTGCAGGTCAAAAAGGCACAGGTAAATGGACAGGTATCAATGCGTTAGATTTTGGCATTCCATTGACCTTAATCACTGAATCGGTATTCGCTCGTTGCGTATCTTCATTTAAAGATCAACGTGTTGCTGCGTCAAAATTATTCAACAAAACTATTACGCCGGTTGAAGGCGATAAAAAAGAGTGGATTGAAGCGGTTCGCAAAGCGTTACTTGCTTCAAAAATCATTTCTTACGCACAAGGCTTTATGCTTATTCGTGAAGCGTCAGAAAACTTCGGTTGGGATATCAACTACGGTGCGACCGCACTTTTATGGCGTGAAGGTTGTATCATCCGTAGCCGTTTCTTAGGCAATATTCGTGATGCGTATGAAGCGAATCCGGACTTAGTATTCTTAGGCTCGGACGATTACTTCAAAGGCATTTTAGAAAATGCAATGGCAGACTGGCGTAAAGTGGTGGCGAAGTCTATCGAAGTAGGTATCCCAATGCCGTGTATGGCATCTGCGATCACGTTCTTAGACGGTTATACTTCAGAGCGTGTGCCGGCAAACTTGTTGCAAGCACAGCGTGACTACTTCGGGGCGCACACTTATGAGCGTACCGACAAACCGCGCGGCGAGTTTTTCCACACCAACTGGACAGGTCGCGGCGGTAACACAGCTTCAACCACTTATGATGTGTAA
- a CDS encoding PDDEXK nuclease domain-containing protein: MKNKLTTSYLNEIKQILHSARQQAYAAVNSAMVEAYWKIGERIVLEEQNGEGRAEYGKEIIKNLSVTLTNEFGSGFGERNTCNFRQFYLMFSDLEIWKSVISKLTWTHIQRTLKITNDKARLYYLTEAAENHWSVRTLDRNISTLYYERLLASQDKELVQAEMQEKTQKLQASDFIKSPTVLEFLNLPTHLAYSEAELEKALIDNLQQFILELGKGFAFVARQQHIRTETSDFFIDLVFYNYILKCFVIVEFKTEKLTHQNIGQLDMYVRMYDDFQKRSDDNPTIGLLLCTEADSVVAKYSVLNDSSQLFASKYMAYLPSEEELVREIEQQKIIFEQQFEK; this comes from the coding sequence ATGAAAAATAAGCTGACAACATCTTATCTTAACGAAATTAAACAGATTTTACATTCCGCTCGTCAGCAAGCCTATGCGGCGGTAAATTCCGCTATGGTGGAAGCCTACTGGAAAATCGGTGAGCGAATCGTATTGGAAGAACAGAATGGTGAGGGGCGTGCGGAATATGGCAAAGAGATTATTAAAAATCTTTCCGTTACTCTCACGAATGAATTTGGTTCAGGATTCGGCGAACGGAATACCTGTAATTTCCGTCAATTTTATTTAATGTTTTCCGATTTGGAGATTTGGAAATCAGTGATTTCCAAATTAACTTGGACACATATTCAACGAACATTAAAAATTACAAACGATAAAGCTCGTTTGTATTATTTGACAGAAGCGGCGGAAAATCATTGGTCGGTACGAACTCTAGATCGTAATATTTCCACACTCTATTATGAGCGTTTACTTGCAAGCCAAGATAAAGAGCTTGTGCAGGCGGAAATGCAAGAAAAAACACAAAAGTTACAAGCAAGTGATTTTATTAAATCGCCGACCGTATTAGAATTTCTGAATCTGCCGACTCATTTGGCTTATAGCGAAGCGGAGCTGGAAAAAGCTCTGATTGATAATTTACAACAATTTATATTGGAGCTTGGTAAAGGTTTCGCTTTTGTGGCTCGTCAGCAACATATTCGTACGGAAACTTCCGATTTCTTTATTGATTTAGTGTTCTATAATTACATTCTAAAATGTTTTGTGATAGTGGAATTCAAAACCGAAAAGCTGACGCACCAAAATATCGGGCAGCTGGATATGTATGTGCGAATGTATGACGATTTTCAAAAACGCTCTGATGATAACCCTACAATCGGTTTGTTGCTTTGTACCGAAGCGGATAGCGTTGTAGCGAAATATTCCGTGTTAAATGACAGCTCACAACTGTTTGCCAGCAAATATATGGCATATTTACCAAGCGAAGAAGAGCTGGTGCGAGAGATTGAACAGCAGAAGATAATTTTTGAGCAGCAGTTTGAAAAATAG
- a CDS encoding MFS transporter, whose protein sequence is MTIQTPQYTNNLRFAIDHGRMGVYQWAIVIMAAVMNFLDGFDVLAIAFTATNISKEFGLSKTEFGVLISAGLAGMTIGSLFLAPLADKFGRRPLLLLSVALSAIGLLLSGLATTPFVLGFSRVITGLGVGGILVGTNVITSEYSSKKWRSFAISVYAAGFGIGAMIGGIMAKELQATYSWHAVYFAGAAMTAVVWVVLFIWLPESIDFLTMKQPANAKARLNHIAKKIGFNGDWELPKKVEAVKTKLPISQLFNDKYRRSTLLLWLSFFAIMFSFYFISSWTPALLKEAGMTVEDSINVGMAISIGGAGGSLIYGLIASRWQARAVLMLFTVLSAIAIVVFILSSSALGVAMAMGVVVGALVNGCISGLYTINPASYDADIRNTGVGWAIGAGRAGSILAPTVAGILLDGGLAKQDLYIAVAGVMLLSTLALAFKRESKI, encoded by the coding sequence ATGACAATTCAAACGCCACAATATACGAATAATTTAAGGTTCGCGATTGATCACGGACGTATGGGCGTATATCAATGGGCAATCGTAATTATGGCTGCCGTGATGAACTTTTTAGACGGTTTCGACGTATTGGCGATTGCCTTTACCGCCACCAATATTTCTAAAGAGTTCGGTTTATCTAAAACTGAGTTCGGTGTGTTAATCAGTGCCGGTTTAGCCGGTATGACGATCGGTTCGCTTTTCCTTGCGCCATTGGCGGATAAATTCGGTCGTCGTCCGTTATTATTACTTTCCGTAGCGTTATCGGCGATTGGTTTGTTACTTTCGGGATTAGCGACCACACCGTTTGTACTTGGTTTTTCACGTGTAATTACCGGTTTGGGAGTGGGCGGTATTTTAGTCGGCACCAATGTGATCACTAGCGAATATTCGTCAAAAAAATGGCGTAGCTTTGCGATCAGCGTTTATGCGGCAGGCTTCGGTATCGGTGCGATGATCGGCGGTATAATGGCGAAAGAGTTGCAAGCGACTTATAGCTGGCATGCGGTGTATTTTGCCGGTGCGGCAATGACGGCGGTCGTGTGGGTTGTGTTATTTATTTGGTTACCGGAGTCGATTGACTTTTTAACCATGAAGCAACCGGCAAACGCCAAAGCACGCTTAAATCACATTGCGAAAAAAATTGGTTTTAACGGTGATTGGGAGCTACCGAAAAAAGTTGAAGCGGTGAAAACCAAGCTGCCGATTTCTCAGCTGTTTAATGATAAATATCGCCGTTCAACCTTATTATTATGGCTTTCGTTCTTTGCCATTATGTTCAGCTTCTATTTTATCAGCTCATGGACTCCGGCATTGCTCAAAGAAGCGGGAATGACGGTGGAAGACAGTATCAATGTAGGCATGGCGATTTCGATCGGCGGTGCGGGCGGTTCGTTAATCTACGGTTTAATCGCCAGCCGTTGGCAGGCAAGAGCGGTATTAATGCTGTTTACCGTATTATCGGCGATTGCGATTGTGGTGTTTATCCTTTCATCTTCGGCACTCGGCGTGGCGATGGCAATGGGAGTGGTTGTCGGGGCGTTAGTAAACGGCTGTATCAGCGGTTTATACACTATCAATCCGGCGAGTTACGATGCGGATATCCGTAATACCGGTGTGGGTTGGGCGATTGGTGCTGGGCGTGCAGGCTCGATTCTTGCGCCGACAGTAGCGGGAATATTGCTTGACGGCGGTTTGGCGAAACAAGATTTATATATCGCCGTGGCGGGCGTGATGTTACTATCAACCCTAGCATTAGCCTTCAAACGTGAAAGTAAAATTTGA
- the pgl gene encoding 6-phosphogluconolactonase, which produces MNYITFQSAQQAVEKIAQEFVLYSQLNRPVHISLSGGSTPKLLFKTLAQAPFNSEIQWQNLHFWWGDDRMVLPTDPESNYGEVQKLLFDHIQIPQQNIHRIRGEEPVEQELARFSQELTACVPDLAFDWIILGMGNDGHTASLFPYQTDFNDQNVAVIAKHPESGQIRISKTAKLLEQAKRITYLVTGAAKAEILKEINETEAEKLPYPAARIKAKSGVTEWYLDREAAKLL; this is translated from the coding sequence ATGAATTACATCACCTTCCAATCCGCTCAACAAGCGGTGGAAAAAATCGCACAAGAATTTGTGTTATACAGTCAATTAAACCGTCCGGTACATATTTCCTTATCCGGCGGTTCAACCCCTAAATTACTGTTTAAAACGTTAGCGCAAGCACCGTTCAATAGCGAAATTCAATGGCAAAATCTGCACTTTTGGTGGGGCGATGATCGTATGGTACTGCCGACTGATCCGGAAAGTAATTATGGTGAAGTGCAAAAGTTACTCTTCGATCATATTCAAATTCCTCAACAAAATATTCACCGTATTCGCGGTGAAGAGCCGGTAGAACAAGAGCTTGCAAGATTTTCGCAAGAATTGACCGCTTGCGTACCTGATTTAGCCTTTGATTGGATCATTCTCGGTATGGGCAATGACGGTCATACCGCTTCGCTTTTCCCTTATCAAACCGATTTTAATGACCAGAATGTGGCGGTTATTGCCAAACATCCTGAAAGCGGTCAAATTCGTATTTCAAAAACCGCTAAATTGCTTGAACAGGCGAAGCGTATCACTTACTTGGTAACAGGTGCGGCAAAAGCGGAAATTTTAAAAGAAATTAATGAAACCGAGGCGGAAAAACTACCGTATCCGGCAGCTCGTATTAAAGCTAAAAGCGGTGTGACCGAGTGGTATTTAGATCGAGAAGCGGCAAAATTGTTATAG
- the zwf gene encoding glucose-6-phosphate dehydrogenase, protein MNIENSCIVIFGASGDLTFRKLIPALYNLFRVGRLGQHFSVLGVARSELTDDSFRTKMRDALVKFEKAQGQELEDFCTHLYYQAVNTSDALDYAKLLPRLDELHDKYGSCGNTLYYLSTPPSLYGVIPECLAAHGLTTEEYGWKRIIVEKPFGYDIKTAKELDEKIHHYFEEHQIYRIDHYLGKETVQNLLVLRFSNGLFEPLWNRNFIDYVEITGAEAIGVEERGGYYDGSGAMRDMFQNHLLQVLAMVAMEPPAIINADSMRDEVAKVLHCLHPLTAEDVKNNVVLGQYVAGEVDDQMVAGYLAEKGVPADSNTETYMAIKCEIDNWRWAGVPFYVRTGKRLPTRVTEVVIHFKTTPHPVFSQNAPENKLIIRVQPDEGISMRFGLKKPGAGFEAKEVSMDFRYSDLSSASSLLTAYERLLLDALKGDATLFARTDAVHACWKFVQPILDYKAERGRVYEYEAGTWGPTEADKLIAKHGKVWRKPSGVMKKKV, encoded by the coding sequence ATGAATATTGAAAATAGTTGTATTGTTATTTTTGGTGCATCGGGCGATTTAACTTTTCGTAAGTTAATTCCGGCACTTTATAACTTGTTTAGAGTTGGTCGCTTAGGGCAGCATTTCTCGGTATTGGGCGTAGCGCGTTCCGAATTAACGGACGATTCTTTCCGTACCAAAATGCGTGATGCGTTAGTTAAATTTGAGAAAGCGCAAGGACAGGAGTTAGAAGACTTCTGTACCCATTTGTATTATCAAGCGGTAAATACGTCCGATGCCTTGGACTATGCCAAATTATTACCTCGCTTAGACGAATTGCACGATAAATACGGCAGTTGCGGTAATACGCTTTATTATCTTTCTACGCCGCCGAGTTTATACGGCGTGATTCCGGAATGTTTAGCCGCACACGGTTTAACCACCGAAGAATACGGCTGGAAACGTATCATCGTCGAAAAACCGTTCGGTTACGATATTAAAACCGCTAAAGAATTAGACGAGAAAATTCATCATTACTTTGAAGAACATCAAATCTACCGTATCGACCATTATTTAGGTAAGGAAACGGTTCAAAATTTACTTGTACTTCGTTTCTCAAACGGTTTATTCGAGCCTTTATGGAACCGTAATTTCATTGATTACGTAGAAATTACCGGTGCGGAAGCGATCGGTGTAGAAGAACGCGGCGGATATTATGACGGTTCGGGCGCAATGCGCGATATGTTCCAAAACCACTTATTACAAGTGTTGGCGATGGTTGCGATGGAGCCGCCGGCAATTATTAATGCCGATTCAATGCGTGACGAAGTGGCGAAAGTGCTGCATTGCTTACATCCGCTTACTGCTGAAGATGTAAAAAATAATGTGGTACTCGGACAATATGTAGCGGGTGAAGTGGATGATCAGATGGTTGCCGGTTACTTAGCAGAAAAAGGCGTACCGGCGGATTCGAATACCGAAACCTATATGGCGATTAAGTGTGAGATTGATAACTGGCGTTGGGCGGGTGTGCCGTTTTATGTGCGTACCGGTAAACGTTTACCGACCCGTGTCACCGAAGTGGTAATTCATTTTAAAACCACGCCGCATCCGGTATTCAGCCAAAATGCGCCGGAAAATAAATTAATTATCCGAGTGCAACCGGACGAGGGGATTTCAATGCGTTTCGGCTTGAAAAAACCGGGTGCAGGCTTTGAGGCGAAAGAAGTTTCCATGGACTTCCGTTATTCCGATTTAAGTTCGGCTTCCAGCCTATTAACCGCTTATGAGCGTTTATTATTAGATGCGTTGAAAGGCGATGCGACTTTATTCGCGCGTACCGATGCGGTACACGCTTGTTGGAAATTCGTTCAGCCGATTTTAGATTATAAAGCGGAAAGAGGCAGAGTTTATGAATACGAAGCCGGCACTTGGGGGCCGACCGAAGCGGATAAACTTATCGCCAAACACGGTAAAGTTTGGCGTAAACCTTCAGGTGTGATGAAGAAAAAAGTATAA
- the cysQ gene encoding 3'(2'),5'-bisphosphate nucleotidase CysQ, whose amino-acid sequence MQPLNSTLLEAVKRIAIEAGEHLKRFYQCSVQVKIKADHTPVTEADLFISQFVTEKLRQLTPDVPILSEENCNIALADRQTWQEYWIIDPLDGTQQFIDRTDQFSVVIGLVQDHRPVLGVIHSPILAKTYFAMAGKGAFLQENGEIRPLVGHQGLLQDNRLKITMGASAQQAVLNSVDKSYQAEIFQYGSSSLKAGLLAEGKADCYVRFGDTGEWDTAVAEVLLSEVGGKIFNLKFEPLTYNRRSTFINPYFVMVADKHLAWEQIFRFNAQ is encoded by the coding sequence ATGCAACCATTAAATTCAACGCTGTTGGAAGCGGTTAAACGGATTGCGATAGAAGCGGGAGAACACCTTAAACGTTTTTATCAGTGTTCGGTACAGGTCAAAATCAAAGCGGATCATACACCGGTTACGGAGGCGGATCTGTTTATCAGCCAATTCGTAACGGAAAAACTTCGTCAATTAACGCCGGACGTGCCGATTTTATCCGAAGAAAATTGTAATATCGCATTAGCGGATCGACAAACTTGGCAAGAATATTGGATCATTGATCCGTTAGACGGGACGCAACAATTTATTGATCGTACCGATCAATTTTCTGTGGTAATCGGCTTGGTGCAAGATCATCGCCCGGTGTTAGGTGTGATCCATTCTCCGATTTTAGCGAAGACTTATTTTGCTATGGCGGGAAAGGGCGCATTTTTGCAAGAAAACGGCGAAATTCGACCGCTTGTCGGACATCAGGGCTTACTTCAGGATAATCGCTTGAAGATTACGATGGGGGCATCTGCGCAGCAGGCGGTATTAAATTCGGTAGATAAATCTTATCAAGCGGAAATCTTCCAATACGGTTCAAGCAGTCTAAAAGCGGGTTTACTTGCCGAAGGTAAAGCGGATTGTTACGTACGTTTCGGCGATACCGGAGAATGGGATACGGCGGTTGCCGAAGTATTACTTTCGGAAGTAGGCGGCAAAATTTTTAATTTGAAGTTTGAACCGCTTACTTATAATCGGCGTTCAACTTTTATCAACCCCTATTTCGTGATGGTGGCGGATAAGCATTTGGCTTGGGAACAAATTTTTAGATTTAATGCACAATAG